The Nostoc sp. 'Peltigera membranacea cyanobiont' N6 genome contains the following window.
CAGCCTTGTATCCTTTGTATTAATGGCATTTGCCCAAAATAAGTTATTCTTAGCAGTTTCTCTATAATATTTTTCCTTTTGGGCTGGCGTGCCGGAAACGTGACCCAAAGCTGTCAAATTGAGATGATTACCATACAATTGACCAATTGAACCATCAGCTTTTGATAGCTTTCTGACAATTTTTAAGGCATCAATCCAAGTTGCACCAATTCCACCATATTGCTTAGGTACAATCAGTGGTAATAAGCCACTTTCACGCAGTTTATTAATTTCCTCTTCTGGAACTCCAGCTTTGGCATCGCGTTCGACTGCGGATTGAGCAAGTTCTTTGGATAGAGAAGTTGCTAGGTCAATGTAGTCTTTTGGTTTTGTAATATTTAGTACCATAATTAAATCATTTTTGTGTAGGTTAATTTTTGCAAGTCAATGCAATAAAGGTGCAAGTCGATGCAATAAAGGTACAAACCGATGCATCAAAGGTGCAAACCAATGCAATAAAGGTGCAAACTAATGCATCAAAGGTGCAAACCAATGCAATAAAGGTGCAAACTAATGCAATAAAGATACAAACCGATGCATCAAAGGTGAAAGTTGATGCAATAAAGGTGCAGATTGTTGGTATTAGACACAGAATTTAGGAGAAATGTAGAGTGAGTCTTGCCCACCCTACAAATGAACAGAGGAAATGGAACATGGAACGTTGTAAAGACTGGGCATTGGGTACTGGGCATGGGGCATAATCATTCTTTCTCTATTCCCCATTCCCTATTCTATTTCCCAGAAAGATGTTCGTTTGCAGCTTTCTCAACACCTGTACCTTTGAAGAAGTCTTGATTGAGACTGGTGTACAACTCCAAGGGGTGGATTGAGAGGAAGTAACGGAGGTCTTCTTCGGTTATGATTTCGCGTTCTGCCATTGAGTAGGCGTTGGCTGTAACGGCGGTGATATCAGGTACGTCCCAGTGACCGGAATCTGAACCTAAGAAGGCTTTAACTCTGTCGCCAAAGGGATTAGCTGCACGATTAAATGCTTGGCTGACACGGGTATCGTCTGATTCTGTACCAAAGTAGAAATGGTTCAAGAAGCGATCGCGCACATCTTCTGGTTTCTCAATTCCTGCTAGTTCAAATTCGTCGAGTTCGCCTGGATTTTCTGGAGCTAATAGTTGATGGTGGAATCCTAAACCGTCACCAATTTTATCTAAGCGTCCATCTACCAGTTCGCCAGCGTAGCGAGTATATAACTCTACTAATGCTTCCTTGTCGATAATAGCAGGATTGTTATTTGATAACAAATGTTGTTTGTTGCGGGTTTCCCAATGCCAAATAATATCAGCGTATAGACTAGCACCCCAAGCTGAACCACCTTCTAAAAAGGCAAACTTTAATTGCGGGAAACGGCGGGTAACTCCACCAAAGAACAGCGATTTGCATAATGCTTCTGCTGCAAAGGCAAAGTGATTAATGTGATTGTACTGGGCGTTGGTGACAGAACGCTGAGTTGTCCAACCTTGGCTAGAAGCGTGAGTTGTGGGTACAACTTTCAGTTCTACGCACTTAGCCCAGAATGGATCGTAATCATACTCGCTATCTAAGCCAAAGTTATCAATCCAAACCACTTCGTTAGCGACTTCTTTGCCGTATTTCTCAAAGGCAGGAATTGGCCGACGAACGTAACCGGGGATTTGAATTGCTTTGAGTCCGAGAACATTCACTGCATATTCCAACTCTTCAATCCCTTCTTCGGGAGTGTGGAGTGGGATAGCGGCAATGGGTGTTAAGCGATCGCTATAAGGACGGAAAATATCAGCATGGTAAGTGTTAACCGCCCGACAAACAGCCCGCCGCATTTCTTCGTTGCCGATATTTGGGGCCATTGTTGCCAAGTTGGGGTAGACAACGGCAAAATCTGTACCTGCTTCTTGCAAGCGTTCGTGCAACAACTTGGGCAAACTAATGGTAGCCAAATTCAAAGTATTTTTTGTCGGACGACCCCACCAGTTAGGGCGATTGGTGCGATAAGCAAAACGTTCTTCCCAACTTTGCTTGTACCACTTAAAGCGGGAAGCTCCTGGTAAATTTTCTTTGAAACGTTCAACAATTTCAGTTCCACCAACTTGCTCTAAATAATCTAAGACTGCTGGTTCAAATTCTTGGGTATGTACATCAGTATCAATGATTGGATAACCAAGTTTTTCGCGAATTTGAGCAGACCTGGTTTTTTGTGGGCGGTCTAAAGCGATCGTCATGATAGTTTACCCTAAATTATTCAAAAGATTGGTATTTGGGTATGTAGTAAGCGCTTCAGCGCTTTCTTCAGCACTAAAGTGCTTACTACGAACAATGATTTTTAAACCTTGCTAGCCAAAAATTCATCTGCGGTTTTCTCGACAGCCGTACCTTTGAAGAAGTCACGATTGAGGCTGGTGTATAACTCCAAGGGATGAATTGACAGGAAATATTGCAAATCTTCCTCGGTGATAATCTTGCGTTCTACCATTGAATAGGTATTAGCTGCGATCGCAGTAATATCAGGTACGTCCCAATGACCTGAATCGGAACCTAAGAAGGCTTTAACGCGATCGCCATAAGGATTAGCTTTCCGGTTAAAAGCTTGAGCTACACGGGTATCATCGGATTCTGTCCCGAAGTAGAAGTGATTCAAGAAGCGATCGCGGATATCCTCTGGCTTCGTTACTCCTGCAACGGCGAATTCATCTAAATCACCTGGTTCTAGGGGAGATAATAACTCAGCGTGGAAACCTAAACCACTACCTAGCCGATCCAAACGACCGTGTACTAATTCCCCACCATAACGTGTATAGAGTTCTAGCAATTCTTCGCGATCGATATTGGCGGGATTGTTATTTTCCACCAAATGATCTTTATTGCGCGTATCCCAATGCCAAATCAAATCGGTGTACAAACTAGCACCCCAAGCTGAACCTCCTTCCAAGAAGGCAAACTTGAGTGTGGGGAAGCGGTGAGTTACACCACCAAAAAACAGAGATTTACATAGTGCTTCCCCAGCCGATGCAAAATGACCAATATGGTTGTATTGGTAATTGCTAATGGAACGCCGATTTATCCAACCCATACCGGAGGAGTGGGTGGTGGGGACAACTTTCAGTTCTACGCACTTTGCCCAGAAGGGATCGTAATCATACTTGCTATCCAAGCCAAAAGTATCAATCCAGATAGCTTCGTTGGCTACTTCTTCGCCATACTTCTCAAAAGCGGGAATCGGGCGGCGGATATGGCCGGGGATTTGAATTGCTTTGAGTCCCAGCACTTTCACAGCATATTCCAATTCTGCGATCGCCTCTTCGGGCGTATGCATGGGAATAGCCGCAATGGGTGTTAAGCGATCGCTATAAGGACGGAAAATATCAGCGTGGTAGGTGTTAGCTGCCCGACAAACAGCCCGCCGCATTTCTTCATTACCGATATGTGGTGCCATTGTTGCCAAGTTAGGGTACACAACAGCAAAGTCTGTACCAGCTTCTTGTAAGCGTTCGTGCAGCAACTTTGGCAAACTAACGGTAGCTAAATTTAAAGCATCGTTAGTAGGACGAGTCCAGAAAGGAGGGCGGGCGGTGCGGTAAGTGCGGCGTTCATCCCAAGATTGCTTGAACCATTTAGAGCGAGATGCACCGGGTAAGTGTTCTTGAAAACGCTCTGCGATCGCAGTTCCAGCAACTTGCTCTAAATAGTCCAAGAATGCTGGGGGAAATTCTTGGGTATGTACATCGGTGTCGATAATCGGATAACCAAGTTTTTCCCGAATTTGAGCAGACTTGGTTTTCTGTGGACGGTCTAGTGCAATAGTCATGGCGATTTTACATGAATTTTCAAATGGATTAGTCAAGAGGGAAGCAGAAAGTTTACAGGACTTACGGCAAATAATGGAAAAACGAACCGCAAAGGCGCAAAGGACACGAAGGAATAAGAGTTTCAGAGAGTTATTGTGTGAGTCCTAAGTTTATAAGCTTGGGAGTTGAGCCTTTGAGCTTGGGAGTTGAGCCTTTGAGCTTGGGAGTTGAGCCTTTGAGCTTGGGAGTTGAGCCTTTGAGCTTGGAAGTTGAGCCTTTGAGCTTGGGAGTTGAGCCTTTGAGCTTGGAAGTTGAGCCTTTGAGCTTGGGAGTTGAGCCTTTGAGCTTGGGAGTTGAGCCTTTGAGCTTGGGAGTTGAGCCTTTGAGCTTGGAAGTTGCACCTTTGAGCTTGGAAGTTGCACCTTTGAGCCTGGAAGTTGCACCTTTGAGCCTGGAAGTTGCACCTTTAAAAGACTTAATTACAAAAATTTGTTTTTCTTGCTCAGAAAAGTTACTAATTCCTACCTCCTCTACTCCCTTTACTTCTTCTATTTCCGCATTTGCAATGGCTGATATAAATTAACGCTGTTGTTTGTTCACAACCCAATCTGTTAATTTAAAGTCTGACTTTGCTAAACCCTGCGAGACTAAAAATTTCTTTGTTCCCTCTAAAAGTTTCACTCCCTCGGCTGGTAATGGTTCTTCTGATACCTGTTTCAGGGGGAAGGATACTTTGATGATATCGAGGGGATATTTAGTAATTTGGGCGTGGTACTGATAATATTCTTCAGAATTAGCTTTTAAATCCTTGACTGCTTCTGTCAGGATTCCATTAAACTTCTGCGGGAAATCAGGCTGTTTCGCCAGAAAGCTTTCGGTTGCGACAACTAATGATGTCCCTGACAAACCTTTATGATTCGCCGAAGAATCAATTACTGGAAACCCTTGCGATTTCAGAAAAGGGCCTAGATCGCTTGAGGTTGCATAAGCTGCGACATCACCACGTTCTAAAGCTGCTTTTGCCTCAGTAGTCATCAAGTGAACAACTTTTACATCCTTGGCAATTTTAGCTTCAGCTAATAGTCCCAGTAGGTATCGATGCATATAAGAGCCTTTTTGGGTAGCTATTTTTTGACCCTTAAGTTCAGCGAGCGATCGCGGGCCATTCTTTTTCGCTACCAACCAGGCGGTTGTATTGAATTGGCTAATCCTTAACAACCGGGTTTCCTGACCCCTTGCTTTCAAAACTATGGCTGGTGTATCCCCTAAAGAACCAACATCTAATTGTCCAGCGACAAGCGCCTCATTTAGATCCGGCCCGTTAGGAAATCTTGCAAAAGTAATGTTTTTAAATCCCGCTTTTTGCAACTCCCGTTCTAATATTCCCTTTTTCTTTGCCCAACCGAGTGCCCCTGTGGGTTCTGAACTACCTACATAACCTATTCGTAGGGTAGAAATGTTGTTAGATACAACAGCATTATTGACATTAATAGCCTCAAGAGATTGAGCAGATTTAGTTGCGCCTTGGCTACATGCTGTAGTTAATAGCAGTAAGACACAAGCCACTGAAGTTGATAATCTTGATGTCAATTTATTTTTACTGATAGAATCTGTTTCTACTTTGAACGACAGCATGACTATTTTCTCCGCCGTACTATTTCATCTTGTTGCTAATGCCAGTATTTAGTGCTTTATGCCAACAGCATGACTATTTTCTCCGCCGTACTATTTCATCTGCTTGAGAATTTGGAATGTTTCATCGGCTTTTGCTGTTGAAGTACGTTTATGTCCCCAACCGATGTTTTCCCGATAACTACCCAGTAGACCAACTTCTGCCAATTCCGCCTCATTGACTGAAGTCGTCACATCACTTTCTGGTGCTACATAAAGCGCATCAACTGGACAATACAATTCGCACATATAACAGGTTTGGCAGTCACTCTGTCGGGCAATGGTTGGCGGCGCATCAGGTACTCTGTCAAACACATTGGTTGGACAAATATTCACGCAGATATTACATTTTATGCACCGCGATTCGCTGACCAACTCAATCACACTGCTGCTCCTATTTTAGATAAAGGCTTTTCTGTACTTAGCGGCTGACTCTTCACCCAAACTCGATCTAATCCGCCACTAATTAGGTGATGTTGCTGGTTAGCATCAAGTTCTGGATAATCTTGATGTTTGTGCATCCCACGAGTTTCTTTACGTTCAATGGCACTGCTGTACATCCACCGCGCTGTAGCTACCATTGCCGCAGCTTCTCGCGCCCTGGGAAGCTCTTTCTCTGATGTTACCTGGCTACTGCGGAGTTCTTGCCAAAGGTGATTTAATCTACCCAAAGACTCGGTTAAGCCTTGTTCTGTACGGAAATAGTTCTTTTCATAGGGGAATACTTCAGCTTGGACTGCCTGAATAATTTCATCAGTCGCTAAGGTGCGATCGCTCCCACTTTCTAATCCTACCTCACCAACACCCAAAACTAGTCGTTGAGTTTTGTATTCTCCCAAACTACGGCTATATTCAGCAGCCGATTTCCCTGACCAATAGCCAGAAGATATTGCCCAAGCTGCATTATGACTACCACCGCCAGTAAATCCGCCACAAATTAGTTCCCGTGTAGCAGCATCTCCAGCCGCATAGAGTCCCCGTACAGAACTGGCACAACTTTCATCGACAATCCGAATTCCTCCCGTACCGCGCACAGTTCCCTCTAAACGCAGAGTCACAGGAAAACGTTGAGTAAATGGATCGATACCTGCACGATCAAAAGGTAAAAAGAAGTTGGGCTGCGCTAAACGCATAGATGGCCGCATCGATTCAGCCGCTTTGTCTATGATGGCGTAAACTGGCTGTTGCAGTAATGTCTGGGCAATTACTGACCGTCTATGAGAACTTGCCCCTGGAATTACAGTCCCGTCTTCGTAGGTGAAAGTTGCCCAATTATAAAACAGGGTTTTGGTAACTGAAGAAAAGGCGGGAGAGATGCCATAAGCATTAGAAAATTCCATACCCGACATCTCAGCACCAGCTTCTGCCGCCATCAGATAACCATCCCCTGTCAGGACGTTGCATCCTAACGCTTTGCTGAGAAACGCACAGCCACCAGTTGCGATAATTGTGGACTGCGATCGCACTATCCATTTACTACCAGTCTGACG
Protein-coding sequences here:
- a CDS encoding ABC transporter substrate-binding protein; translation: MLSFKVETDSISKNKLTSRLSTSVACVLLLLTTACSQGATKSAQSLEAINVNNAVVSNNISTLRIGYVGSSEPTGALGWAKKKGILERELQKAGFKNITFARFPNGPDLNEALVAGQLDVGSLGDTPAIVLKARGQETRLLRISQFNTTAWLVAKKNGPRSLAELKGQKIATQKGSYMHRYLLGLLAEAKIAKDVKVVHLMTTEAKAALERGDVAAYATSSDLGPFLKSQGFPVIDSSANHKGLSGTSLVVATESFLAKQPDFPQKFNGILTEAVKDLKANSEEYYQYHAQITKYPLDIIKVSFPLKQVSEEPLPAEGVKLLEGTKKFLVSQGLAKSDFKLTDWVVNKQQR
- a CDS encoding amidohydrolase family protein; this translates as MTIALDRPQKTRSAQIREKLGYPIIDTDVHTQEFEPAVLDYLEQVGGTEIVERFKENLPGASRFKWYKQSWEERFAYRTNRPNWWGRPTKNTLNLATISLPKLLHERLQEAGTDFAVVYPNLATMAPNIGNEEMRRAVCRAVNTYHADIFRPYSDRLTPIAAIPLHTPEEGIEELEYAVNVLGLKAIQIPGYVRRPIPAFEKYGKEVANEVVWIDNFGLDSEYDYDPFWAKCVELKVVPTTHASSQGWTTQRSVTNAQYNHINHFAFAAEALCKSLFFGGVTRRFPQLKFAFLEGGSAWGASLYADIIWHWETRNKQHLLSNNNPAIIDKEALVELYTRYAGELVDGRLDKIGDGLGFHHQLLAPENPGELDEFELAGIEKPEDVRDRFLNHFYFGTESDDTRVSQAFNRAANPFGDRVKAFLGSDSGHWDVPDITAVTANAYSMAEREIITEEDLRYFLSIHPLELYTSLNQDFFKGTGVEKAANEHLSGK
- a CDS encoding 4Fe-4S dicluster domain-containing protein, with protein sequence MIELVSESRCIKCNICVNICPTNVFDRVPDAPPTIARQSDCQTCYMCELYCPVDALYVAPESDVTTSVNEAELAEVGLLGSYRENIGWGHKRTSTAKADETFQILKQMK
- a CDS encoding FAD-dependent oxidoreductase; the protein is MLKTLTTDFELDLEADVLVIGGGPAGTWAAWSAASSGARVVLVDKGYCGTTGCAAASGNGVWYVPPDPEARETAKASRESLGGFLSDRNWMDRVLNQTYANVNQLADWGYPFPTDDEGKPYRRSLQGPEYMRLMRRQIQRAGVKILDNSPALELLVDNDGAVAGATGVNRQTGSKWIVRSQSTIIATGGCAFLSKALGCNVLTGDGYLMAAEAGAEMSGMEFSNAYGISPAFSSVTKTLFYNWATFTYEDGTVIPGASSHRRSVIAQTLLQQPVYAIIDKAAESMRPSMRLAQPNFFLPFDRAGIDPFTQRFPVTLRLEGTVRGTGGIRIVDESCASSVRGLYAAGDAATRELICGGFTGGGSHNAAWAISSGYWSGKSAAEYSRSLGEYKTQRLVLGVGEVGLESGSDRTLATDEIIQAVQAEVFPYEKNYFRTEQGLTESLGRLNHLWQELRSSQVTSEKELPRAREAAAMVATARWMYSSAIERKETRGMHKHQDYPELDANQQHHLISGGLDRVWVKSQPLSTEKPLSKIGAAV
- a CDS encoding amidohydrolase family protein gives rise to the protein MTIALDRPQKTKSAQIREKLGYPIIDTDVHTQEFPPAFLDYLEQVAGTAIAERFQEHLPGASRSKWFKQSWDERRTYRTARPPFWTRPTNDALNLATVSLPKLLHERLQEAGTDFAVVYPNLATMAPHIGNEEMRRAVCRAANTYHADIFRPYSDRLTPIAAIPMHTPEEAIAELEYAVKVLGLKAIQIPGHIRRPIPAFEKYGEEVANEAIWIDTFGLDSKYDYDPFWAKCVELKVVPTTHSSGMGWINRRSISNYQYNHIGHFASAGEALCKSLFFGGVTHRFPTLKFAFLEGGSAWGASLYTDLIWHWDTRNKDHLVENNNPANIDREELLELYTRYGGELVHGRLDRLGSGLGFHAELLSPLEPGDLDEFAVAGVTKPEDIRDRFLNHFYFGTESDDTRVAQAFNRKANPYGDRVKAFLGSDSGHWDVPDITAIAANTYSMVERKIITEEDLQYFLSIHPLELYTSLNRDFFKGTAVEKTADEFLASKV